The Stieleria sp. JC731 genome has a segment encoding these proteins:
- a CDS encoding NAD(P)/FAD-dependent oxidoreductase, translating into MTTTEQGTSDIVIIGAGLAGLACAKTLADAGKSVTVLEASDRVGGRVRTDHVDGLTLDHGFQVLLTAYPSCQKLLNYDDLRLRPFRPGALVRKNGRFVLLADPWRRPTKAIASALSPVGTLGDKLKVGKLRSDCRQGSLDDIYSRPNVTTSERLQEVGLSKPMVAEFFKPFLGGVFLDESLETSRRMFDFVFRMFASGDIAVPADGMAAIPRQLAESLPRGTVRLRQPVKSIEHQGDASHIHLSNGETIVAKSLVIATESDAASRLLGIEALKTDWNEAVNLYFRAPVSPQDSQMLMLRGDESGVIQTLTVMSDIAPEYVSGAGALVSVCISESDRDKECELLSELVLKQAKSWFGDQVDRWQYVRSYRTPYALPRMDLKTVVKSVRGCEITDGCPSHVYVCGDYRETPSIHGALNSGMRVATRLIDTL; encoded by the coding sequence ATGACCACCACAGAACAGGGAACGTCCGATATCGTCATCATCGGGGCGGGTTTGGCGGGATTGGCCTGCGCAAAAACTCTTGCGGACGCTGGCAAGTCCGTGACGGTGCTGGAGGCCAGTGACCGTGTGGGGGGGCGGGTGCGTACCGATCATGTTGATGGTTTGACACTGGACCACGGTTTCCAAGTATTGCTGACAGCGTATCCAAGTTGCCAAAAACTGTTGAACTATGACGACCTGCGATTGAGACCTTTTCGGCCTGGAGCGTTGGTACGAAAGAACGGACGTTTTGTTCTGCTGGCGGACCCATGGCGACGCCCGACCAAAGCAATCGCGAGTGCCTTGTCGCCGGTCGGAACGCTAGGTGACAAGTTGAAGGTTGGCAAGCTGCGGTCTGATTGCCGCCAGGGCAGCTTGGATGACATCTACAGCCGTCCCAACGTGACGACGAGCGAACGTTTGCAGGAAGTCGGTTTGAGCAAGCCGATGGTGGCAGAGTTTTTCAAGCCATTCTTGGGAGGCGTTTTCCTTGACGAGTCGCTTGAGACAAGTCGTCGGATGTTTGATTTCGTCTTTCGAATGTTTGCCTCTGGGGACATCGCGGTGCCGGCCGACGGCATGGCAGCCATCCCACGGCAGTTGGCAGAATCGCTACCGCGTGGAACGGTGCGGCTTCGTCAACCTGTAAAGTCAATCGAGCATCAGGGTGATGCAAGCCACATTCATCTGTCCAACGGTGAAACCATCGTTGCCAAGAGCCTCGTCATCGCAACCGAAAGCGACGCCGCATCAAGGTTGTTGGGGATCGAAGCTCTGAAGACTGACTGGAACGAAGCGGTCAATCTGTATTTTCGGGCGCCGGTGTCGCCACAGGACAGCCAGATGTTGATGCTTCGCGGTGATGAGTCGGGGGTTATTCAAACGTTGACGGTGATGAGTGATATCGCGCCCGAATACGTTTCCGGAGCCGGCGCCCTGGTTTCCGTTTGTATTTCGGAAAGCGATCGCGATAAGGAATGCGAATTGCTCAGCGAGTTGGTGCTCAAACAGGCAAAGTCATGGTTTGGAGACCAAGTTGATCGATGGCAATACGTTCGGAGCTATCGGACACCGTATGCGTTGCCGCGGATGGACTTGAAAACGGTCGTTAAAAGCGTCCGTGGTTGCGAAATCACCGACGGCTGTCCGTCACATGTTTATGTGTGTGGAGACTACCGCGAAACGCCTAGTATTCATGGGGCGCTCAATAGTGGAATGCGAGTTGCAACGAGACTGATTGACACGCTTTAG